From Lucilia cuprina isolate Lc7/37 chromosome 4, ASM2204524v1, whole genome shotgun sequence:
ACTTTTATCCTTGTAACGGATAGACTACAGCTATTGGTTAAAACAATATATCAGATTAAGACCTCGAATATAAGCAACATGTTTAtcgatcggtggaaaccgcttttAATGCAGTTGTCCACTATATATGTGAATACATCGACTGCAAACTGTATACAATGACGGTCATGTATTGACATCGAAGGAATACTGAATAAATGGATCTACTACATGCTAAGGAAGAGATGAATAAGCTATGGGAAAAGAGTGGTATACATCAATGTGAcatagcctcctaaggaccaTAAACGAGAAACGACTTAGACCTGTGTAAATTACTTGTGTGATACAGAAGTCGCTATGCTTTAGTGAGGAAGAAGACTGACAGAAGACGAAGCTTAGCAGAAGTGGATTTAGTTTCTTCCCTCTTGGCGTTTCATGAGCAACTTTTAGGAAATTTACCAGAATGGAATAAAATTCGTGTATAGATAGTTCACAAACACTTTGGTTCTGGTTAAATATATATGTTGAGATTCGCTAGAATCAGTACCTAACTGTTATCTGGCAAGTTACAATTACTAGtgaatactttattttataactaaaataataaatgttaggATATTcctaaaattataagaaataaacGGGGTTTTACTGTCCTTAGAAGACATTGAGGATACCTTCTTTGCTCAAAAAAGTATGATTGTAACCGAAGACTGAATTATAAAGAGATTaaggtataaatatatatacaggcAGGGGAAACTGCCTACGCTTTGACTTTCAGTATCCGCTGCAGCGTTCGTAAAAGATCTATAAAGTAAGAAGATCCATCAAGGGGCAGATCAACTCTGTCGATTTCTTCAATTACGCTGAAATCGCCAACAGTTTAAATACCAATTGGCATTCATATTTAACTTATCTTCATATGGTACAATAGTAAATCGATATTAAAATAGTCATGTgccaattattttctaaatttgaagGGTTAATCCAAAGATTAAATAGGCTTGCACTGACCCTTTATCATTCACATGCCTTGAAATCTTTGCAaatcttttactaatacttttacACTTTAACTAATCGCAACATCTTCTGCACCTACTTGATAACTATATAACTGAAGTATAAAAAAGTCCTAATAGTGATAGACAAATCATAGTTATAGATCTATAAAAACAACAGTTTCCTCTTCCATGGCACTCATTCTGAGCCCCGCAATTTTCGTCAATTGTagaaaaacattgaaatttCATTAATGGGATATAAAGTTAAACTAAATGCTTAACTTAAACATTACTTTTTTATTCCCCTACTCTTTAGGATAATCGTGTTTTGGCCGAATTAGAGAATCCTAGAACATCAGCTGGTCACTCATCCATGCCCACAAGTTCCATATTGAATACAACAAATAGCGAATTTAAAACCATATCAAAAACAGGTAATTGAAGTGCAACAATTGTAATGGattgtgtataaaaataattcaatgtcTTTTGCAGAACTTGAAGAAGAACTGAATCGTTATAAGCGTGCCGTGCTTGGTGGCAGTAGTGGGATGTCGGGTACAGTGGGCAGTAGTGCCTACACCGGTTACTCGTCCGCTTTAACCTCCACTCTATCCAATGGTGGCGGAGGTGTTAGTGGTACCGGTACTACCGGTGTGGTTTCAAGTCATTCGGGTACCACGTCATCCGGACATGGTCCCGGTTTAACATCCATATCGGCCTTGGTGCCAAATTCAATCGGTGGCATTTCCTCAAGTCTCAGTAGTCATGCTATAACGGCTGCCTCAGCATACGGAGCGGCCGGAAGTGGTGCTGGCACATCGGCCGTTGATAAGCTGTTGAGTGGAACAAGTGGAATCACTGGCATTCCACCATTGCCGGTAAATATTCATACGATGAAGTCTATGCCATCAGCATTAAGTCAGGTAAACTAAACAAATTCTTAAACATtccaacaaaatacaaaaattcgtagaCATTCAAATCGTACAGACATTTTGAAACTGGTTTCAAATTGCCAGTTACTTTAACATTCCACCCGTTAAATGATCATTTAGGATTTATGTATAACTAATCATAGCTAATAAcattattaacatttaacataCTAACAGCTAATTAATATTCGCTACTAACATTTTATTGTTCTCGTGCAGATTTAAATAGTTTCAACGTTCCATGAATTTCATtcgtaaattaaagaaaaaacattttgattttcAGACTTGTATTTGGAATTTGAAACaaggtttttgttaaaaaaatgtttgctacaattattttatttttttttaataattttttatctaaattttttttattatttatgttttggcTTTTTTGCACGTTTATGtttcctttttgattttttattatgtttcgacatttttacaataaagatttacctcaataaaatttttaattgcacttttcttaacaattttgaGATGACTATGGTTTTGAAATAAGTAGTTGGCATCGGtctcaaaatatttaatatggaTCTTATGTCGAGGAAAGACCAATAATGACGGATGAAAATGATCCAGATCCATTCATTACATTCATCTGAATTCCACTTTTGTAAAGTTATGAACGTAACCTCAGACTTATTCATTATAAAGAGACTTCTCGTTCTATTCTTGTTGGAGTCACTGCATAAGGCCAAGGAAGATCAAGGAAAGCCCGATAATGTCAGATTAAAATGTTGTGCAGTTGAAGGGATCTTTTTGTAAAGGAATCACTTTTGTGAAGCAATGCCTGTAATCTCAAACTTATTCATTCTAGAAAGTCTTTTCGTCCTTTTCTCATTGAGTGATTCACTGCCCTCTCAGCACGTTCTGCACTTGTCGGATTCAATCTCTTAACTTTGGTGATATTGTGTTCATTTTCGCAAACTTATATATTCTAGAGAGACTACTCGTTCAGCTCTCGTTGGGGTCACCGCACAAAGCCCATGTTATATTACAGCTCTCTTTGCGACGAACATTATTATCATGTTAGCTGCCAAATACATTCTTTCTTTCCGTTCAATTTATTCCCGAGAAGCCTGGTACCTATATGATGTAGTGCTTACCACTTCAACAATCTTCGGCTATGTTGGCAATCACATTTATTTCACACATTCCATTATAATTCGGACTCTCAATGCTTATATTGGGTTTGctttaatattgtattttacATCGATACATCTTATAGTTCACGACATAAATCCAAAGTTTTTTATCCTTTTTAACATAATGATCTAAATACgtgaaaatttttgtacatgtcGGACACCGGTATATGAACATTGGATGATTACTTCAGCTATGTAAGCTTTGACAATTATGCTTCGTGTAAAGTaatcggtagaccgaagtaTGATTCTGACAAATAAACCAAAGACAAGTTCTTCATTACATTAGATACACTGCTTCTGGTATTAACAGAGTAATTCCTGAAAATACCCTAAGAATGAAGGGAACAAACATCAGCTTTAAACCCTATTCACATTTTTTATTCGACATATCCCCTCGAGTAGACAGATGTGGAAAGGTCTGTATCATCTTGCTTAATCCTTTGTCTTATTAATCTAATATCAACTCATTCTCAACATTTAGTACAAATCCTGAGCCTTTGAATTGATTTATTCCTTCATAAGTAGCTAAATTCTCTTCTCACGATTTGGGTTTAACCGTATACCCCGAAGGGACTTCTCCAATAAACCGCACAAGACAAAGTCCAAAACTCTGCCTTGTGGACCACACATTTCCCTTGGTACCGCATAATTTTGTCTTGCTGGTTAGTTCACGAGTCAAATGATTTCCCCAGTTTATAATTCCGAAAGACTAGAGCTACTGTTTCACCTCATTTCCCCGCAAGGTTAGTTCAGCTTTCCCGGGAAACAGTTTAGCATATTTAATGTTTTCGACGACATTCTGCATCATACATACATGTTTCGGTTGGAAGATTGCTTTTTCTTCCAAGTTTACCATAAATATAAGTTACACTTATATGAAGTTCGCGAGTTATGGTGTGGCAAAATCAGCCTATTTCGTACCAATATTACGTCCATAActttaagtatatacatatattctttgCTACAAACGTCCAATTTTTCCAGctgatattatattaaaatctctTAAACTATTTTTTCGTTTATACTTATTGTTAATAAGCGATATGTTTTCATTTCGcttaatatttggttatttaaaatttttttactattttaatgttcaaaaattatttttattatttttttactattgtttttttcttaattaataacattaaaattgtaatttacttaATGTTTCCTGAGTGTAATTTCGCTTTGAGTGTTTTTCCctgtgcaatttttttttcaaataaaatctttatcTTTAATGTTGATCTGTTTGCATGTTGACAAAATGTTGAAATTGCATTTGGTGAATGTTTTCAACAACTgctttatttaagtaatttaaagcaaatgtatatgaattaaaaatattttaacattttctcgaTTTAGTTTTAAAGCAAAACCATTAATAATGACATTTTgaaaaactgtattttaaaattcctagtaaatttgtttttagaatAGCATAAAAAATACGTATTTAAGATACTTGTTTCTAGTACTAGTAAAGTTTTTTATGCAGtaagcttaccacgtttgttaacgATTAGACAACAAATGTGTATATAATTTAGAATTCGACAACGAGTGTTGTCGTTcgtatgtgtatatattttgacAACGGATGCTTTTGaagaattataaacactttggtatcaatttggtaccagtCGTGTGTATTTCTTTTTCTATCTGTGTAGTTGCTGTTTGGCTAacgaaaaatatgtaaacatcTGTCtgctttctttttattaaataccatTTTACATTCCAAATTTTATCACGGATTTTGATCTGGAACAAGTGTTGGGATCTGGTAGACGATTAAAAATTCGTATTTCTAATCGTAATTTCCGACAGCTACTGTTTCTGAAATATGATCGGGTAATTCGATGTTTGTGAATAGCCCTCCAATAAGTCCATAAAACCTGACGACATGAACTTTGGTAAATTAGCTTAGGAAGCTTTAAATGGCGCCACATATCTTGCACTTAATTGTAATGTGttcagtttaaaatttatttaaatcactCAACTAAAAAAGTGTGACCAttatatttcaatgttttttttttctcgacTCAAAAGTTAGAGAACACGGGCACATAATTCCAGACATCTTCGGTATTATTAAATTCTACTTTGTCTATGTAATAAACTGCTATTAATGCTTCATGGGTTAATGCCCTTATGAAGCTACAATATGTGATTACTTATGATAAAGTCCAAAAATTCCATCCTGTGCTATATTGCCTTGACAAATATctaagaatttttgtatttgtgtgaATAGACAAACCTTCTTTCCTCGATGAGTTGATAGTTAACCCTCTTGGTAGAGCCGAAATGAAACCAGAACTCCAGGCATCATCGGTATTAAATACAAGATCCTTATTGGTTAATGCCCTATAATGCGTGGTATATCTGTAAAAATGTCCTTATCTAGTTCATTTATGATTTTGCTCAAGCTTTGTTTAATATTCTACTTATCATCGACATACAAAAGTTCTGAGTAGAAATCTGGCTAATTTGGAGAAAAGACTtgtctttttatgttttgtatattaatttcCGTAATCTACCTATTTACTTGTTtactttgacttttcgactaatTCTTCTATGACAGCTGTAAAgttaacaaagaaaattatCTGTAACATAGTGTTTATCCTTGGCGGATTTCCACTCATGTTGGGGACAAACGTTTTTGAGTTGGATTCCTTCTTCTATCTTTTTTGACGTTGAGATATATCTATCACTAAACGATTCTGTTAATCGTagattcattataaatttttatcgcTTTCGTCAAATCCCGACGTATGTTAAgcattatttatatacatttatttgctAGACTGATATCTGTAAATAGAACATCCATTAGGTTGGTCCAAAAATAGAAGTTTGCTGATGTTCCCgtcgaaaatgaaaatttagtttattcaccatttaaatataaagatcTCACTTTCAATGACTTAGTACAAATTAGAATTGATATAATTAAGCTTCTATAAAGACTAACATGGTCTGTTTTGGAGGTTAATgaattctcaccagttaggtccttgacaatcagTTTCGTCTATATGTTCATATTTGGTTTTATCTATGTGTTATCAAACACAatgaattgtttaaaagttattcAAAAAATCGCTCAAATAAACATTCCAGAAAGagtagaaaattattattgatcCAATACGACAGATATTATTGAAAGAAGGCTTTTGCTGGATATGGTATTCCTAAGATACTTGATTactgttttttactttaaaagctttttgcatgttaaaattttacttttaaacaaacttaaaatcaaaatcattttatttagtttccGTTTTGAAAATGTGTGTTTGATTGATTAATATTCCCAGAAAAAAAAGATCTCATCATCTCGTTCAAAAATCATGAGCTTTGTATTGTGTCATTAAGTAAAGCTAAACTGTCATCTGCTTCTCTAAAACtgaaatgtcaaacaaaaataacaaaaacaacaacataataataactaaaagtaatagtaaacatttatgtatataatttacatAAGTTGTCAtcagtttttgttgttactgtataacaaacaaactatTTCGTTACTAATTCATtattaattatgtaaaaaaaagatttaacaaaaagcaataatgtataaaaaacttaaaaaagaatttcaatttgatttctcttttttccatttgttttttATCTATATGTGCTGTCATTTTGTTCTCTCTTTTTACTCTTTAtatatctctctctctctccctctaCTCTCTATCTAACTGtaactttatttacaaaacaacgCGTATGAATGATGATGGGGtggaataaatataataaataatttcactcgttttctttaaaattgaaacTACTTATTTCAACCATCTTAAATAAACTGTTTaattttgacaaatattaaaaaaccaaCGACaacttatttatattaattaaattaaaaaaacaatacaattaaactattaaaattgttttttgtccaATATTATCTTTCTCTCACGTTCtctaaatgtatatatttttatactcttatattcaataataatctatatgtgtgtgtgcgtgtatATTTgtctatattattaaaaataataataacaataataataatataaattataataatctctaccgaaacaaaaataataacaaaacaaaaaaactaccattaacttgtgtgtgtatgtgtctgTATGCGTGTctactaaatatttaacaacaaacacaacataaatttaatataaacaaaaaaaaaaacaattgcaaaaaacaaaaactataaacttaatcaattaaaatactatttgaataacaaaaaaacaaaaactactacaaccctacaacaattttatataattcccaaaaatgtgtaaaaaatcattattaactgcctaaaaatatactatactttttactatataaaattataatttttaaaccacTCAATAtgttgatgttgatgatgaataataatattaataatagcgTGGCACAATACAACTATACAATTTACAGAGCACAACTATGCCTATACTCTCGCTGAACTCGCATAATATACCAACTGGCACCAGCAGCTATTCAGCCCTCGGTTTAAGTGGCACGGGCGCCGGTGCTGGTGTACCTCCATTGGGTGCTTCGCTGACCCATCCCACCTTAGGCCTGGACACCGGCACACTGTTGGGTACAACGGGGTTATCTGGTCTGGGTACCGGCTTAGCTGGTACTGCCTCACTTTACGGTTTGGGTTCCGGTGTTGGTGGCATTGGCGCTGGTTTGCCAAGCACCTTTGGTCCTCCTCCTCCCTCATATCTGGATATCGGTTCAACCGCCTCGTATCCTTTCACCTCGGCCGCCATACGTAATGCCACGAAAATGAAAATGCTAGATGAGATCGATATACCGTTGGCGCGCTATGGCAATCGCAGTTCACCTTGCTCACCGATTCCACCCAGTACTTGGGGACTTGATGAATTTCCCGATAGCATGAGCGCCTCAATGATGCATAGTCGTGGCGGTTTAGCTTTAGGACCTATGGACATGGAATGTAAGTACTGTAAGTTGTATTgggatttaaacaaaaatactcgAAATAAATTGTGAATTTGGCTAGTAGTGGAATGTAGAATGCCCTCCTTGTATGAATAACTCGCTTTTCCTACAAATACCCGCTTGTAAACTTTAATGGCTTTTTATTCTTTAGCTCGCAATCACAATTTAAATGGCGTCAGCGAACCACAAGTTGATATGTTGGACATACCAGGCAAGGGACGTTGTTGCGTATTCATAGCCCGTTTTCCATATGATCCACCAGAGTAAGTATGTTTCAAAATTGAATGTTAACCGATGGATGGCTATTGTGTTTTATTCACGGTATTGACCAGGCATGGGATATTCAGTATctgagaaactttttcaaaactttttgtatCGAAAAACACCAAGGTACCCCCAAGACATTTTCGGTACATcttctaactaaaaaaaatttgataaataatcCGCATAGTAGTCAGTAAACCagtttgtagtctatagtctagtctgaggtctagtctatagtctagtctacagtctagtctatagtctagtctatagtctagtctatagtctagtccatagtctagtctatagtctagtctatagtctagtctatagtctagtctatagtctagtctatagtctagtctatagtctagtctatagtctagtctatactctagtctatattctagtctatagtttagtctatagtctagtttatagtttagtctatagtatagtttatagtctagtctatagtctagtatagtatattaatttttaattgtttattaactcaaaaacaaatttttccatGCCTGGTAttaactatagttttgactatggaTATGTCCATTGTCTTGAATATAGTCCAATTATgactataatattaaatatagttcagactaaaatGTCTGTCTTTTCTAAGTCTTCATCTCAATATAGTCTTTTACAGTTATaactatagtattttctatattgTTTACGGTTCTAACTATATGCCTGTCCTGACTATGATCTATTTCCATTCATAGTTCCGGGCTATAATCTAATATAGTCTGAACGATAATCTTgtttacagtcttgactatagacttatctacgGTCCTGACTTTAGTTCgcactatagtatggactagttttgtttattgttcatactatagactttagttcatactatagactcatctcaagttcagattatagtactgatttgtttgtaatttagaCTATAATCTTATTAACAGTTTCATTGTAATTGTATTTGTATTCGTTCTAATTTCAAGCAGAGATGCTGAAGGAGAACTGTCATTGTGTGCGGGTGATTATCTATTAGTATGGACCAGTGGTGAACCACAAGGCGGTTATTTAGATGCCGAATTACTAGATGGTAGACGTGGCCTGGTGCCAGCTTCATTTGTACAGCGTTTAATAGGTAAAAGTTGGCTTAAtctgaattaaatacaaaacaattcaaatattattttttttacttacacAGGTGATGATCTTTTGGAATTTCATCAAGCCGTCTTATCCACTTTGCGTGATGCCGAAGATGGTTCTATGCAATGTGATTCAACATCATTGCCTTCATTGCCACCGCACAATCCATTGCTCACCCACACCCAAGAGGATTTAGCTAGATTAAGTGAAACTCATACTGATCTGGAACACGATCAAGATGATATTAGTGATAATGGTGAGTAATTATGGACGATTTTCTTGGACAccattaattgtttaatattttaaatgtgattttatgtttaacactttacaatttgtttttgcaaaaaaagtaagcattttatttgttttttgaataattattttactatCCATTTTGAGCATTTTAGGCTTGGAAGCCTTTAAAGCTAGATAAATTTCATAACATTCAAGTAGTTTCAAAACTAGATTCTAATTTTTCAATGCAACTAACTGTAATTTGTTTATGGTTTTTCAAACAGTTCCAGCTCCAAAGCATTTGACATTGGAAAGACAACTGAATAAGAGTGTTTTAATCGGTTGGTCACCACCTGAACCCCTGGGCTATAATTTAATTGACAGTTATCATGTCTATGTCGATGGAGTGCTCAAAGTTACTGTTAAAGCAAATGAACGCACACGTGCTCTTATCGAGGGTGTGGACTCTAATAGAGTAAGTTTAGATTTAGAATCATTCTTTTAAGAATAACATGTATTTATCTATCGCATTTCCTTGCCGCTACAGCCTCATCGCATTAGTGTACGTAGTGTAGCACAAAATCGCCAACAATCTCGAGATGCTGCTTGTACTATGATCATTGGTCGTGACACTTCACATTTGGGTCCATCGTCTGTGCGTGCTACGCATATAACGTGTTCATCGGCTGTCATCACATGGCTGCCAGCCAATTCCAATCATCAGCATGTAGTTTGTGTAAATAATGTCGAAGTACGCACCGTAAAACCGGGTGTCTATCGCCACACAATAACCGGTTTGGCACCCAGTACTCAATATCGAGTCACAGTACGAGCCAAACATTTGCGGGCACCTGGTGGTCATCAGCCACCAGGACGTCCTCAAGAGGAGGCTCCCGGAGCATATGCAGATTTCCGTACACTCACAAAAGGGTTGCCTGATCCTCCACAGGTTATATTCTACatgatatatatattttatgaaatttaatttaaattgttgctgttgttgttttctaacAGGATATACAACTTGAGGCTGGTCCTCAGGATGGTACCATTCTAGTGACATGGCAGCCAGTTAATAGGCCCACCTCATCGGGGCCTGTAACCGGCTATTCTGTGTACGCTGATGGTAAAAAGGTAACCGATATCAATTCACCTACGGGAGATCATGCGCTCATCGATATTGGTAAATTGGGTACATTTAATCCCAGAGCCGTAACTATACGTACTAAATCCCGTGAAGCACAATCGGCCGATAGTGCACCCATATTAATACCaagtaagttttaaattttttaaacccttaaaaattttatattaaaaatgtccattttgttttttgcagatTCTGTTCGTAGTGCTGTAGGTAGAAGGGGACCAAATCAAATGGGTATGGGCATGGGTCAACACTTACCCCAGGGACCTCACGGTCCCATGGGCATGCAACAGCAACAGCATATGATGGGTCACCAGGATCCCAATCAATATGATCCCAATCaaatgcagcagcaacaacagccgGGCATGCAACAACAACCCGGcatgcagcagcaacaacagcccGGTCAACAGCAGGGTCAGCAGGGCCAACAGGTATGTGTCGTATTTCGCAGTcttcaaacatttataaattatataaaaaaagaaaacatacattTCTATACCAGCTCAAAATATACccgttcttttttaattttggattttttgtttCAAGTGTTCATTAAATACACTGTAAAATATTCTTTCTACTAACTTTTAACAGTCTCtaacaaaagaacaaaaacagcaaatatttctttttataacatttttattatactaaAAATCAACTTTTACACATGTTTTACTTTCATTCTGGCAACTCTGTACATAATAAATACACtgcaaaaaaagcaaaactttCTCTTTAACAGAAAACTAAAACACATGTTGTGTCTGAAAAAAAGTCTAAtgtctttttattaaacaacaacatcaacaacagccacaacaacaaaacacacactCTCACATCTTTATCTACTCTACaacaaatattgtaatttattttgctTGCACCTTCTTATGAAATTCtttccgatttaaaatattttatataaatcacacacgatttttttctctctaaacGTTTAAGTTCAAAATGATTTCATTTGCATTTATGggttacttttttaattttgttcacaACATTTCAAACTCTACTACTTTTTCTACTCTGCTCTACTACTATTTACTCTTTGCAAGAATtcttctaaacatttttaatctaTGAAAATTTAAGAGAATATATATgagagaaaaatttaagaaactttGAGTAGTTTGATCCTTGTCGAAACTTTTTATCAAACCGCGGTTTAAGCCTGTATacaagtctatatataaaaaattgtaaacaataatcAGCTGTGCTAGTGATGTTATCTTGTATTCTGTACACCCTGGACCAAACTGTgatattttataagattttatataattaagtttaaCATTTAGCAGAGACTTATAGCACTATTTTCTCAAACTACTGGTTGtcaaatttcatatataaatcattttatgaattcgccgcaaaatgaaataaattcacCTTATTATCTATTCACCTTGCTCTATGCCAAACTATATTGACAATTTTATGTGAGTGCATATAGTGTTCCGGGAGAACATGTGTATTTAAGCTGGATATTAGCTTGAACCTATATTGtccaattaaaatattattgggAAAAATCAGTCATAAAGTTTTCTCCAACAAGGTGTTAATGGCAAAAGCAAACTAACTTTTAAGAGACAAGTTTTCGAACATTtctagatcgttttagaataTTACAAGAACACTTGTTCAAAAATAGCTAACTGTGCAAACCTCATTTGGGTTTATTATTATCcctttatgttaaaataatcaTGAACCGGTTATATAGATTTGGATACATCCTCGATATATCCTTTTGCGTTTCTATCATCAAAAGGCTGACAATAGACGTTCTTTGTTAGATCGTCTAATACTATAATAAGAAGCCTGGCTTAGAAACAGCCAATTCTCACGTTTGTAAACCTTTATCTTGTAAACCAGTGTTACTCCAAAACTAAACTTGATATCATTTAGACACTAGACAGAGATTCGATGGTAGATTTCTATATCAGTATAGATTCAATATGTTCCGCATAACCTTTTGTACTTTTATCTTTAGGACGTATACTGCTAATAAGAGACTGACGAATTGGCAAATTGCAAGAACCCTGGATAACAGTGTAAACCTCAATTGGGGCTATAATTGGTCCCTTTATGTTA
This genomic window contains:
- the LOC111675456 gene encoding uncharacterized protein LOC111675456 isoform X6 — its product is MPYETMHHSQQHHHQTSTANGMFDSLSLQLRDAETRRSEIERAHQETLAQIRNLSSSGGRQDIEAIENLQSRARELEKKAALENVHCEELQIELSAAMKSKSSRSSGVTNVGQNIVSSATATSGTSTSVTWAPTIGHHGHHDDQGSEIDIIMAKIEQDNRVLAELENPRTSAGHSSMPTSSILNTTNSEFKTISKTELEEELNRYKRAVLGGSSGMSGTVGSSAYTGYSSALTSTLSNGGGGVSGTGTTGVVSSHSGTTSSGHGPGLTSISALVPNSIGGISSSLSSHAITAASAYGAAGSGAGTSAVDKLLSGTSGITGIPPLPVNIHTMKSMPSALSQRGTIQLYNLQSTTMPILSLNSHNIPTGTSSYSALGLSGTGAGAGVPPLGASLTHPTLGLDTGTLLGTTGLSGLGTGLAGTASLYGLGSGVGGIGAGLPSTFGPPPPSYLDIGSTASYPFTSAAIRNATKMKMLDEIDIPLARYGNRSSPCSPIPPSTWGLDEFPDSMSASMMHSRGGLALGPMDMECKYSRNHNLNGVSEPQVDMLDIPGKGRCCVFIARFPYDPPDRDAEGELSLCAGDYLLVWTSGEPQGGYLDAELLDGRRGLVPASFVQRLIGDDLLEFHQAVLSTLRDAEDGSMQCDSTSLPSLPPHNPLLTHTQEDLARLSETHTDLEHDQDDISDNVPAPKHLTLERQLNKSVLIGWSPPEPLGYNLIDSYHVYVDGVLKVTVKANERTRALIEGVDSNRPHRISVRSVAQNRQQSRDAACTMIIGRDTSHLGPSSVRATHITCSSAVITWLPANSNHQHVVCVNNVEVRTVKPGVYRHTITGLAPSTQYRVTVRAKHLRAPGGHQPPGRPQEEAPGAYADFRTLTKGLPDPPQDIQLEAGPQDGTILVTWQPVNRPTSSGPVTGYSVYADGKKVTDINSPTGDHALIDIGKLGTFNPRAVTIRTKSREAQSADSAPILIPNSVRSAVGRRGPNQMGMGMGQHLPQGPHGPMGMQQQQHMMGHQDPNQYDPNQMQQQQQPGMQQQPGMQQQQQPGQQQGQQGQQAEGSTGVLGGLFGGLFSKQTPQTQTQTQANQNINGYPPGQQQQRMMRPPGVQGMQQQQQQPYGPQGPMGPQQRFPGQRGPAPPGQMQPGGPMQQGMMPGQTQPGMQPGGMQGQMQGAMGLRGPMSQQQQMQQQQQQQQMQQGQMMPGQQGLTPQQQQQQQQQQQQQQQMAAAAQKKPRYFVAMFDYDPSTMSPNPDGCDEELPFQEGDTIKVYGDKDADGFYWGELRGRRGYVPHNMVTEVDDGTGQMGQMGGQMPQQPGGGTGQVMPGQVGTQQSMRNVSRDRWGDIYANMPVKRMIALYDYDPQELSPNVDAERKAASSGGRGGLFGGIFNNILPTFTQDTSTSRWQVELSFKTGEIILVYGDMDEDGFYMGELDGVRGLVPSNFLAEAPDTYSNQMMPGGGPAGRGGLASQRGRGQGPGARGPPPPPRDNMMPGMAGPRGPQGKNARPASPTLLDNTGHPAPDHQTQGMIGRGGNVAGMQQQQQPYGQQQTQMGQQQQQQQQLQQQQQMGGMGQMGQMGQQGMMGQQQPMGQQGQQQMNQMGQQMGQMGMMGQQQQQPGQQMGQMGMMGQPQQQQQQQQQQQPPPVSQPSGGLLSGATSLLSGATSAATGGLFGSKQPPKQDPMQPQGGAQPTQQTSTGLGGLFGGGQQQQQQQQQQQQQQPQQQQQQQQQPQVPPQGQQPPPQSQGPGAGLLGGLKGIAAAAPGGDVLSKGKDLFGKFGFGFGK